The proteins below are encoded in one region of Geomonas ferrireducens:
- a CDS encoding GTP pyrophosphokinase, with translation MASIDFEREKALFRKYYDTNEKQLSAAKDSFVEIVRNLVGQTGGGATTKVDGRVKDKEECIKKFQRKYQGKLEADEQPYQIRDFISDLIGVRIVCLYEDEVPVVSELLQRNFKILNVTDKTSAVESTEDSFGYKGLHMDLALDPEAAYLTRNLPPADLCFEVQIRSLIQDAWSMLDHKIKYKKSIPVDLKRRINVLAALFELADREFKEIRNATSDLMLQATVTQIDPEVPGQVVTPGTRTVNAFNFVPIAAHFFRDFVFDDEKVDDFVQDILEQNSTLQKAELHRCLNENLKVVREYREHILAENPERTFSAYTSIRHCLYLYDQEKFPRILSRRNRERFVAWMKGNQPAPETLQP, from the coding sequence ATGGCATCCATTGATTTTGAGCGGGAAAAAGCACTTTTCCGGAAATACTACGACACTAACGAGAAGCAGTTGAGCGCGGCGAAGGACTCCTTTGTCGAAATCGTCCGGAACCTGGTCGGGCAGACGGGAGGAGGGGCGACCACCAAGGTCGATGGGCGCGTCAAGGACAAAGAGGAGTGCATCAAAAAGTTCCAGCGTAAATACCAAGGTAAACTCGAGGCGGACGAGCAGCCCTACCAAATCAGGGATTTCATCTCGGACCTGATAGGCGTGCGGATCGTCTGCCTCTATGAAGACGAGGTTCCGGTGGTATCGGAACTTTTGCAGCGCAACTTCAAGATACTAAACGTCACCGACAAGACTTCCGCGGTGGAGAGCACGGAGGACTCCTTCGGTTACAAGGGGCTGCACATGGACCTGGCCCTGGACCCCGAGGCGGCCTATCTCACCAGGAACCTGCCGCCGGCCGATCTCTGCTTCGAGGTGCAGATCCGGTCCCTGATACAAGACGCCTGGAGCATGCTGGACCACAAGATCAAGTACAAGAAGTCGATACCGGTGGATCTCAAGCGCAGGATCAACGTGCTTGCCGCCCTCTTCGAACTCGCCGACCGTGAGTTCAAAGAGATCAGGAACGCGACCTCCGACCTGATGCTGCAGGCGACGGTGACGCAGATCGACCCGGAAGTGCCGGGCCAGGTGGTCACCCCAGGCACGAGGACGGTGAACGCCTTTAACTTCGTGCCCATTGCCGCGCACTTCTTTCGTGATTTTGTCTTCGACGACGAGAAGGTCGACGACTTTGTCCAGGACATATTGGAACAAAACAGCACCCTGCAGAAGGCCGAACTGCACAGGTGCCTGAACGAGAATCTTAAGGTGGTCAGGGAGTACCGCGAGCACATATTGGCGGAAAACCCGGAGAGGACCTTCAGCGCCTACACCTCGATCAGGCACTGTCTCTACCTCTACGACCAGGAGAAGTTCCCACGCATCTTGTCTAGAAGGAACAGGGAACGTTTCGTCGCATGGATGAAGGGCAATCAACCAGCACCTGAAACGTTACAGCCATGA